From Ruminococcus sp. HUN007, a single genomic window includes:
- a CDS encoding FtsX-like permease family protein, which yields MKYALKNIRTFWKEDKLTLFLLVICAVVSSLVINYSAAVYQNYSKMKNDIETDVNEIMIRLHNNENCYATIGSIKEMFMSFPDRINDSVTMYYAQFECTDIPYDRGGVSVRFCIKNDCIVPCHLFEENLRKWGNFTSGVYFSDQQEINGECVALIHDDRGFGENSIYNKLMIDETHLQFMGKKYELIGMEKLEPLLVPVNSLNDDIIIDAIAMDFSSALTRSMYDDISEIINNSFEEIADIPDLEFPDIDGIAYSNTLIIVAVMLCTFSAISFSVIYSYLLSKRKKSLLIYRLCGCKKIMALKIYLEECMIVMIPSYIVGSVVFLSIVLRNKNLLELDYYRFELKDFIMMFFIYLIVSMCGLTMMIYHNCLKHSIKRCGV from the coding sequence TTGAAGTACGCATTAAAAAATATCAGAACGTTTTGGAAAGAGGATAAGCTCACTTTATTTTTACTGGTTATTTGTGCAGTAGTGTCATCACTGGTTATCAATTATTCTGCAGCAGTATATCAAAATTACAGTAAAATGAAAAATGATATAGAAACAGATGTAAATGAAATAATGATAAGATTGCATAATAATGAAAATTGTTATGCGACAATAGGGAGTATTAAAGAAATGTTTATGTCATTTCCAGATCGTATCAATGATTCAGTTACAATGTATTATGCTCAGTTTGAATGTACAGATATTCCTTATGATAGAGGCGGGGTGTCTGTACGTTTTTGCATTAAAAATGATTGCATTGTTCCATGTCACTTGTTTGAAGAAAACCTTCGTAAGTGGGGCAATTTCACGTCGGGAGTATATTTTTCTGACCAGCAGGAAATCAACGGCGAATGCGTCGCATTAATACATGATGACAGAGGTTTTGGAGAAAACAGTATTTATAATAAGCTTATGATTGATGAAACTCATTTGCAATTTATGGGGAAGAAATACGAATTAATAGGTATGGAAAAATTAGAACCGCTTTTGGTTCCTGTTAATTCTTTAAATGATGATATAATAATTGATGCAATAGCAATGGATTTTTCAAGTGCTTTAACTCGAAGCATGTATGATGATATAAGTGAAATAATCAATAACAGTTTTGAAGAAATTGCAGATATTCCGGACTTGGAATTTCCGGATATAGATGGCATAGCTTATAGTAATACTTTGATAATTGTTGCTGTTATGCTGTGCACTTTTTCTGCAATTAGTTTTTCAGTTATTTACAGTTATTTGTTAAGCAAACGTAAAAAAAGTCTTCTTATATACAGATTGTGCGGTTGTAAAAAAATAATGGCTTTAAAAATTTATCTGGAGGAATGTATGATTGTAATGATACCTAGTTATATCGTTGGCTCTGTTGTTTTTTTATCAATTGTATTGCGTAACAAAAATTTACTCGAATTAGATTACTATAGATTTGAGTTGAAGGATTTTATAATGATGTTTTTTATTTATTTAATTGTATCTATGTGCGGCCTTACGATGATGATATACCACAATTGCCTGAAACATAGTATTAAGCGCTGCGGAGTGTAA
- a CDS encoding dockerin type I repeat-containing protein, producing the protein MKKFAKLLSSFISAAMAINFAAPAVSVVLAESDDTISSLSETIEQGLRDYSSTIDIKKFGLKVDTEQNKADSIKRITDTISYLRKVPDMFSVQYESSMQIQLAPGNDGAYVVSGIKIKYTNTKEEADALRNEVYDKIDRIIEENITPGMTELQKALVLHDYLVLNTTYDLGNTLPDGYEGYTAYDILVFGNGVCEGYSQAYNMLLERVGISSIMVVSDAMNHAWNLVNIDGEWYHADVTWDDPVPDSIGRSGHGYFLLSDKAFAAAKPEAGRNRAHTDWNSKGIKATSEKYDNAFWQTVTTEIFTRGDQWYFVNKNGEYSRYTESTGAVDTWISLCEEKWYVWGQYSAYWDGKYISLVVAGDKVYYNSPTQLYVMNLDGSEKMAVGNYINPYETNGYVYGLKLNDGKIYAVIKQKPEDSGTFYEIMSIADAGIDETKKYSFIESLVDIINSMPDGSSRSFDFREETVLPAEAINAMRNRDITLTFDLGDYSWDIKGKNVKPEETGDLNLEIRKDQGLIPENMIAKVARKNSSVVELDLQHEGLFGLKANINYLLGSQFSNSIAELYSYDSTGAKMDKMDTAMVDSKGGLQIELDKSSCYALVLNNAYLPMDTQAPQETTASAAVTEPAAPVSETGITEETKAPEVTTVPETTIAPQTTSVTEQTVPSETTAPAETAAPVTTAASVTTPVPQTTTAAPASVTTPAVSLTTTAAPVTTAVSETTAPPVTTAAVTAQTPPPVPVHAIGDADGSGTIDISDLTTLALYLLGEINLTDAQISSIDVTGDGIVDLTDLATLKQFISHKIDKFR; encoded by the coding sequence ATGAAAAAATTTGCAAAATTATTAAGCAGCTTTATTTCTGCTGCTATGGCAATCAATTTTGCAGCTCCTGCAGTGTCGGTCGTTCTGGCAGAATCTGATGATACGATTTCCAGTCTGAGCGAAACGATAGAGCAGGGCCTTCGCGATTACAGCTCAACCATAGACATAAAAAAATTCGGACTTAAGGTCGATACCGAGCAGAACAAGGCCGACAGTATAAAAAGGATAACCGATACGATATCCTATCTGAGAAAAGTACCTGACATGTTCAGCGTTCAGTATGAATCTTCAATGCAGATACAGCTGGCTCCGGGAAATGACGGTGCGTATGTGGTAAGCGGCATTAAGATAAAGTACACAAATACCAAGGAAGAAGCGGATGCTCTCCGTAATGAAGTGTATGATAAAATAGACAGAATAATTGAAGAAAACATCACTCCGGGAATGACAGAGCTTCAGAAGGCGCTTGTGCTTCATGACTATCTTGTGCTGAATACAACATATGACCTCGGAAATACCCTGCCTGACGGATATGAGGGATATACAGCATATGACATACTCGTATTCGGCAACGGCGTGTGCGAGGGTTATTCCCAGGCATACAACATGCTTCTTGAAAGAGTGGGCATATCTTCAATAATGGTAGTCAGCGATGCGATGAACCATGCATGGAACCTTGTAAACATAGACGGCGAATGGTATCATGCCGATGTAACATGGGATGATCCTGTACCTGATTCAATAGGCAGATCCGGTCACGGTTATTTTCTCCTTTCAGACAAGGCTTTTGCAGCGGCAAAACCTGAAGCAGGAAGAAACAGGGCACATACTGACTGGAACAGCAAGGGTATAAAGGCAACTTCAGAAAAGTATGACAACGCATTCTGGCAGACAGTTACTACTGAAATATTCACACGCGGTGATCAGTGGTATTTTGTAAACAAAAACGGTGAATACAGCAGATATACAGAATCCACCGGTGCGGTCGACACATGGATAAGTCTCTGCGAAGAGAAATGGTACGTGTGGGGACAGTATTCGGCTTACTGGGACGGAAAATACATCAGTCTTGTGGTAGCAGGCGACAAGGTCTACTACAACAGCCCGACACAGCTTTATGTGATGAACCTTGACGGTTCGGAAAAAATGGCGGTCGGAAACTACATCAATCCTTACGAGACGAACGGATATGTTTACGGACTTAAGCTGAATGACGGTAAAATATATGCCGTGATCAAGCAGAAACCGGAAGACAGCGGCACATTCTATGAAATTATGAGCATCGCAGATGCAGGGATCGATGAAACTAAAAAGTATTCATTTATCGAAAGTCTCGTCGATATAATAAACTCAATGCCTGACGGCAGTTCAAGAAGCTTTGATTTCAGGGAGGAGACAGTTCTTCCTGCAGAAGCTATAAACGCAATGAGAAACCGCGATATAACACTCACTTTTGATCTTGGCGATTACAGCTGGGATATAAAAGGAAAGAACGTAAAACCGGAAGAGACAGGAGATCTTAATCTTGAGATCAGAAAAGACCAGGGACTGATACCTGAGAATATGATCGCAAAGGTTGCAAGAAAGAACAGCTCAGTGGTTGAACTGGATCTTCAGCACGAAGGACTTTTCGGACTTAAGGCAAATATAAACTACCTTCTCGGTTCGCAGTTCAGCAACAGTATAGCAGAGCTTTACAGCTATGACAGCACCGGTGCAAAGATGGACAAGATGGATACAGCAATGGTCGATTCAAAGGGCGGCCTGCAGATCGAACTTGACAAATCTTCATGCTATGCACTTGTTCTGAACAATGCATATTTACCGATGGACACACAGGCTCCGCAGGAAACAACAGCTTCTGCAGCTGTTACAGAGCCGGCAGCTCCGGTATCCGAAACAGGCATAACAGAAGAAACAAAGGCTCCTGAAGTGACAACAGTTCCGGAAACGACCATAGCACCTCAGACAACGTCAGTTACTGAACAGACGGTACCTTCTGAAACTACTGCACCTGCAGAAACAGCAGCGCCGGTAACAACAGCAGCATCAGTAACTACACCGGTTCCTCAGACAACAACAGCTGCACCTGCATCAGTAACAACGCCTGCAGTTTCTTTAACAACGACAGCAGCGCCTGTAACAACAGCCGTTTCTGAGACTACGGCACCGCCTGTAACAACTGCGGCAGTAACTGCACAGACTCCGCCGCCTGTACCTGTACATGCCATCGGAGACGCTGACGGCAGCGGAACAATAGATATTTCAGATCTTACAACACTTGCACTGTATCTTTTAGGTGAAATAAACCTCACAGATGCACAGATCTCGAGTATAGATGTAACAGGTGACGGTATTGTGGATCTTACAGACCTCGCAACACTCAAACAGTTTATCTCACACAAGATCGATAAATTCAGATAA
- the rpsP gene encoding 30S ribosomal protein S16 → MAVKIRLKRIGAKKAPFYRVVVADSRYPRDGRFIEEIGYYDPTKTPSVIKIDTEKADKWIKNGAQPTETVKKLIKNAQA, encoded by the coding sequence ATGGCAGTAAAGATCAGATTAAAGAGAATCGGTGCTAAGAAGGCTCCTTTCTACCGTGTTGTTGTTGCTGATTCAAGATACCCAAGAGACGGCAGATTCATCGAAGAGATCGGATACTATGATCCAACTAAGACACCAAGCGTTATTAAGATTGACACTGAAAAGGCTGACAAGTGGATCAAGAATGGTGCACAGCCAACTGAAACAGTTAAGAAGCTTATCAAGAACGCTCAGGCTTAA
- the ffh gene encoding signal recognition particle protein — MAFEGLSDKLNNVFKRLKSRGKLTEADVKEAMREVRLALLEADVSYKVVKDFVAKVSERAVGEDVLKSLTPAQMVVKIVNEELCNLMGNSNARINMPSKPPCIIMMCGLQGSGKTTHSAKLAKYFKSQGHRPMLVACDIYRPAAIDQLKIVGEKAEVKVFEMGQTDPVKIAKEAVKYAKDYGHDIVILDTAGRLHIDTELMDELRNIKKETNPNEIMLVVDAMTGQDAVNVAGAFDEAIGIDSVLMSKLDSDTRGGAALSVLSVTGKPIKFVGMGEKLDDFEQFHPERMASRILGMGDVLTLIEKAESAVDLKDSEKLAKKFTENTFDMEDLRNYLLQIQKMGSIKSLLGMLPGMGDKVKDIDVDERQFQRIDAIITSMTPAERAKPSIINPSRKKRIAAGSGMKVEDVNRLLKQFEQMQKVMKQFGSFGRGKGPFSSKRMKKRIAGMNLDKMPDMPADMKIPGMPKK, encoded by the coding sequence ATGGCATTTGAAGGTTTATCTGACAAACTGAATAACGTTTTTAAACGTCTGAAGTCACGTGGAAAACTTACAGAGGCTGATGTAAAAGAGGCCATGCGGGAAGTACGTCTTGCTCTCCTTGAAGCGGACGTAAGCTATAAGGTAGTAAAAGACTTTGTGGCAAAGGTTTCGGAAAGAGCTGTCGGCGAGGACGTTCTCAAGAGTCTTACACCTGCACAGATGGTTGTTAAGATCGTAAATGAAGAACTCTGTAACCTCATGGGCAACTCCAATGCGAGAATAAACATGCCTTCGAAACCACCGTGTATCATCATGATGTGCGGCCTTCAGGGTTCAGGTAAGACTACTCATTCAGCAAAGCTCGCAAAATACTTCAAGTCACAGGGACACAGACCAATGCTTGTTGCCTGCGACATTTACAGACCTGCAGCTATCGACCAGCTTAAGATCGTCGGCGAAAAGGCTGAAGTAAAGGTCTTCGAAATGGGTCAGACCGATCCGGTCAAGATAGCAAAAGAAGCTGTAAAATACGCTAAGGACTACGGTCACGACATCGTAATACTCGATACCGCCGGCCGTCTCCATATAGATACTGAGCTTATGGATGAGCTCAGAAACATCAAAAAGGAAACAAATCCGAATGAAATAATGCTTGTAGTCGATGCGATGACAGGTCAGGATGCAGTCAATGTTGCCGGAGCTTTTGATGAAGCAATAGGAATTGACAGCGTGCTCATGTCAAAACTCGATTCAGATACAAGAGGCGGTGCAGCGCTTTCTGTACTGTCAGTAACAGGCAAGCCGATCAAGTTTGTCGGCATGGGTGAAAAGCTTGATGATTTCGAGCAGTTCCATCCTGAAAGAATGGCGTCACGAATCCTCGGTATGGGCGACGTGCTTACACTTATTGAAAAAGCGGAAAGTGCAGTTGACCTTAAGGATTCTGAAAAGCTTGCAAAGAAATTCACTGAAAACACCTTCGACATGGAGGACTTAAGAAATTATCTTCTCCAGATCCAGAAGATGGGTTCGATAAAGAGCCTTCTCGGAATGCTTCCGGGTATGGGCGACAAGGTAAAGGATATTGACGTGGATGAACGTCAGTTCCAGCGTATCGATGCGATAATCACATCGATGACACCTGCAGAACGTGCAAAGCCTTCAATAATCAATCCTTCCAGAAAGAAGAGAATTGCAGCCGGAAGCGGTATGAAGGTCGAAGACGTAAACAGACTGCTCAAGCAGTTTGAACAGATGCAGAAGGTAATGAAGCAGTTCGGCAGCTTCGGCAGAGGAAAAGGACCGTTCTCATCAAAGCGCATGAAAAAGCGCATTGCGGGAATGAACCTCGATAAAATGCCTGACATGCCTGCAGATATGAAAATACCTGGCATGCCGAAAAAATGA
- a CDS encoding ABC transporter ATP-binding protein, which translates to MIELKNINKTYFLGKSNEHKVLNNIDLKISDGELVAIIGKSGAGKTTLLNIIACIDNFESGIYKLDEKEVEHCNDSIACEIRNKIGVVMQDFALIDEFSGFENVILPLDFSPKIVSGKKQKVMNALKSVGMDMIAEQKVSQLSGGQKQRIAIARAIVNEPSIILADEPTGALDTVTSSEIISLLFDLNQKGITLIIVTHDMKIAEQCNRIIEISDGKILSDRTKA; encoded by the coding sequence ATGATTGAATTAAAAAATATAAATAAGACATACTTTTTAGGAAAGTCGAATGAACATAAAGTGCTTAATAATATAGATTTAAAGATTAGCGACGGAGAATTAGTAGCTATTATTGGCAAGTCGGGAGCTGGAAAAACGACGCTGCTAAATATAATAGCCTGTATTGATAATTTTGAATCTGGAATCTATAAACTTGATGAAAAAGAAGTGGAGCATTGTAATGATAGTATAGCATGTGAAATCAGAAATAAAATCGGGGTTGTTATGCAGGATTTTGCGTTGATTGATGAGTTCAGCGGATTTGAAAATGTTATTCTTCCTCTTGATTTTTCCCCAAAAATAGTATCCGGAAAGAAACAAAAAGTGATGAATGCGCTGAAATCAGTTGGTATGGACATGATTGCTGAACAAAAAGTAAGTCAGCTTTCAGGAGGACAAAAGCAACGAATAGCAATTGCGAGGGCTATAGTAAATGAACCTTCAATAATATTGGCTGATGAGCCTACAGGAGCACTGGATACAGTTACATCGTCGGAAATTATAAGCTTGTTATTTGATTTAAATCAAAAAGGGATAACATTAATAATAGTTACTCATGATATGAAAATAGCTGAGCAGTGTAATAGAATAATAGAGATCTCAGATGGCAAAATATTGTCAGACAGGACGAAAGCGTAA
- a CDS encoding transglutaminase domain-containing protein: MKKGFAKFMSGLLSAAVAVNFAAPPLFVLASSDDTIASLSETLKTGLQNYETAIDISKFEMAPDQDNLSRLSEVLGYVRKMPEMFCIGFEDHISIQPVYAADGNLILGQVKFSYTNTREEAEALMTELNAKIDAVVSETVTPGMTELQKALNLHDYLVLNTVYDTEGTLPDRDGGSSAYDILICENGVCEGYAQAYNMLLDKVGISSIMVTSYDMNHAWNLVNIDNEWYHVDSTWDDPVPDAKGRVNHKYFMLSDDEIRKANPEAGRNYIHDKWDSKGIEATSKKYDHAFWQTVGTEIFTRGDQWYFVDNKGEYSRYTESTGEVDKFVSLGDERWYVWGQYSAYWEGKYVSLIISGDKVYYNSPTNIYKMNLDGSEKESQCYVNPYDTNGYVYGLKLDGNTVYAVIKQEPSDEGTLYEALDVRFEKKVSIIDTIVDSINKMEDGSSANFDFRDTESILPAAAIDAMRNRNIRISLDLGDYSWNIKGKDVTAEKANDLNLEIKKDQGTIPEEMLSSIADKRKSVIELDLQHEGDFGLKASINYALGAQYINNVAVLYSYDRLGSRMDKVNTSMVDSNGKLQMDLDQSASYALVLWDLQAPEDPIIQAPVKPPQEEVPAETTAEAPALTEAMTSEVTASPAETAVSKTAASETAVSETAVSETKASETTAEITSAVEVADPAETAAEVPAVTETTEITAASEPEEFNKTATGDLDGSGKVDLSDLTTLALYLLGEGSFSDVQLKIADVTGDGLVDLADLATMKQFLAHKIDRF, encoded by the coding sequence ATGAAAAAAGGATTTGCAAAATTTATGAGCGGCCTTTTGTCGGCCGCCGTTGCTGTCAATTTTGCAGCTCCGCCGCTCTTTGTTCTGGCTTCGTCGGATGACACGATCGCGAGCCTGAGCGAAACGCTGAAAACGGGACTGCAGAATTACGAAACGGCCATTGACATAAGTAAGTTTGAAATGGCTCCGGATCAGGACAATCTTTCGAGATTGAGCGAGGTTCTCGGTTATGTAAGAAAGATGCCTGAAATGTTCTGCATAGGCTTTGAAGATCATATTTCGATCCAGCCTGTATACGCAGCAGACGGAAACCTGATCCTCGGACAGGTCAAATTCAGCTATACCAATACACGCGAAGAAGCAGAGGCTCTTATGACAGAGCTGAATGCAAAGATAGACGCTGTAGTCAGTGAAACAGTAACGCCGGGAATGACCGAACTTCAGAAAGCACTTAACCTTCATGATTATCTCGTACTTAATACGGTGTACGATACTGAAGGAACACTGCCTGACAGAGACGGCGGTTCATCTGCATACGATATTCTCATATGCGAAAACGGCGTCTGCGAAGGTTATGCACAGGCATACAACATGCTTCTTGACAAGGTCGGAATTTCATCCATAATGGTAACAAGCTACGACATGAATCATGCGTGGAATCTTGTAAACATTGATAATGAATGGTATCACGTTGATTCTACATGGGATGATCCGGTTCCTGATGCCAAGGGCAGAGTTAATCATAAATACTTCATGCTCTCAGATGATGAGATCAGAAAAGCCAATCCGGAAGCGGGAAGAAATTATATTCATGACAAGTGGGACAGCAAGGGTATTGAAGCCACTTCGAAAAAATACGATCACGCTTTCTGGCAGACAGTAGGCACTGAGATATTCACACGCGGAGACCAGTGGTACTTCGTCGATAACAAAGGTGAATACAGCAGATATACAGAATCCACAGGCGAAGTTGATAAATTCGTAAGCCTCGGTGACGAGCGCTGGTACGTGTGGGGACAGTATTCAGCATACTGGGAAGGCAAATATGTAAGCCTGATCATTTCAGGTGACAAGGTTTACTACAATTCGCCGACAAACATTTACAAGATGAATCTTGACGGTTCCGAAAAGGAAAGTCAGTGCTATGTAAATCCATATGATACAAACGGATATGTTTACGGCCTGAAACTTGACGGAAATACAGTATACGCAGTTATCAAGCAGGAACCTTCAGATGAAGGAACACTGTATGAAGCTCTTGATGTACGCTTTGAGAAGAAAGTAAGCATTATCGATACGATCGTTGATTCCATAAATAAAATGGAAGACGGTTCATCAGCAAACTTTGATTTCAGAGATACAGAAAGCATCCTTCCGGCAGCAGCCATCGATGCAATGAGAAACAGAAACATCAGAATTTCCCTTGACCTCGGCGATTATAGCTGGAACATAAAGGGTAAAGATGTAACTGCTGAAAAGGCAAATGATCTTAATCTTGAAATAAAGAAAGACCAGGGAACTATCCCTGAGGAAATGTTATCGTCAATCGCTGATAAACGCAAATCAGTTATTGAACTGGATCTTCAGCACGAAGGCGACTTTGGTCTGAAGGCCAGCATAAACTACGCACTGGGAGCACAGTACATAAACAATGTCGCTGTTCTCTACAGTTACGACCGGCTTGGATCCAGAATGGACAAGGTCAATACATCGATGGTCGATTCAAACGGCAAACTTCAGATGGACCTTGATCAGTCTGCAAGCTACGCACTGGTATTGTGGGACCTTCAGGCTCCTGAAGACCCTATAATACAGGCTCCGGTTAAGCCGCCTCAGGAAGAGGTACCAGCTGAAACAACAGCTGAGGCTCCGGCCCTGACAGAAGCAATGACTTCTGAAGTTACAGCATCTCCTGCAGAAACAGCAGTTTCCAAAACAGCAGCTTCCGAAACAGCAGTTTCCGAAACAGCAGTTTCCGAAACAAAAGCTTCTGAGACAACAGCTGAGATCACATCAGCAGTTGAAGTTGCAGATCCTGCGGAAACAGCAGCTGAAGTACCTGCAGTTACTGAAACAACAGAGATCACAGCTGCATCTGAACCTGAAGAATTCAATAAAACAGCTACAGGCGACCTCGACGGCAGCGGCAAAGTGGATCTTTCAGATCTTACAACACTTGCACTCTACCTTTTAGGTGAAGGTTCATTCTCAGATGTACAGCTTAAGATCGCGGATGTAACAGGTGACGGCTTAGTGGATCTCGCAGATCTCGCTACAATGAAGCAGTTCCTGGCACACAAGATCGATCGCTTCTGA
- the ylxM gene encoding YlxM family DNA-binding protein, protein MAKNLDYAVLLDYYGDLLTEKQRDIMQLYYYEDLSLSEIAENENISRQGVHDAIKHAEQYLDEFEEKMGLFRKTKVMHDMINAIRSCTAEYREKYSYQKNISEYTGKILKIVDEGDELFG, encoded by the coding sequence ATGGCAAAAAATCTTGATTATGCGGTTCTTCTGGATTATTATGGTGATCTTCTTACAGAAAAGCAGCGCGATATCATGCAGCTTTACTACTATGAAGATCTGTCACTTTCTGAAATAGCTGAAAACGAGAACATTTCACGTCAGGGCGTACACGACGCAATTAAGCACGCTGAGCAGTATCTCGACGAATTCGAAGAGAAAATGGGGCTTTTCAGAAAGACAAAGGTAATGCACGACATGATAAATGCGATCAGAAGCTGCACTGCCGAATACCGTGAAAAGTACAGCTACCAGAAAAATATTTCTGAGTACACCGGTAAAATACTTAAAATAGTGGACGAAGGCGATGAGCTCTTCGGCTGA